A stretch of the Poseidonibacter antarcticus genome encodes the following:
- a CDS encoding DUF1826 domain-containing protein gives MLNEKNFNLASEWSPKPFATMPVTYRHRVQDNHPTVFSDIYQSEINIAIWQRKLPAALQNSVKTFLELNPTFQTRMILNPKDALSRVSKSFNNNMAEVSEDIAELVDMFCYLFGLKQAAIRLKVLDGAMCPKFHVDRVPCRLVTTYQSIASEWLPHEVLDYTKLGWGSNGLPDSESGLYQSESDIQQLGCGDVALLKGTLWEDNENAGLVHRSPVVPANEKRLVLTLDFN, from the coding sequence ATGCTAAATGAAAAGAATTTCAATCTTGCTAGTGAATGGAGCCCCAAACCTTTTGCGACAATGCCTGTAACCTATCGACATAGGGTGCAGGATAATCATCCAACGGTTTTTAGTGATATCTATCAATCAGAAATCAATATAGCCATTTGGCAGCGTAAGTTACCTGCTGCTTTGCAAAATTCAGTGAAAACGTTTTTGGAATTAAATCCTACATTTCAAACAAGAATGATTTTAAATCCAAAAGACGCGCTTTCGCGTGTTAGCAAATCTTTTAATAACAATATGGCCGAAGTAAGCGAAGATATTGCTGAGCTTGTGGATATGTTTTGTTATTTATTTGGACTTAAACAAGCAGCCATACGCTTGAAAGTTTTAGATGGAGCGATGTGCCCTAAATTTCATGTTGATAGAGTGCCTTGCCGCCTTGTGACGACTTATCAGAGTATAGCCTCAGAATGGCTGCCACATGAGGTGCTTGATTACACAAAGCTAGGGTGGGGTAGTAACGGGTTGCCTGACAGTGAATCTGGCCTTTACCAAAGTGAAAGTGATATCCAGCAACTAGGTTGTGGTGATGTTGCATTGCTCAAAGGTACGCTTTGGGAAGATAATGAAAATGCGGGCTTAGTCCACCGTTCACCAGTAGTACCAGCGAATGAAAAGCGTTTGGTATTAACTCTGGATTTTAATTGA
- a CDS encoding CBU_0592 family membrane protein, translated as MEVLLILVMYLSLQTNKISSNSLIYSLLNGLHLFVLVSLTSKLCSS; from the coding sequence ATAGAAGTATTACTAATATTAGTAATGTATTTAAGTTTACAAACAAATAAGATAAGTTCTAATTCTTTAATTTATAGTTTATTAAATGGATTACACTTATTTGTGTTAGTTTCATTAACTTCTAAACTATGCTCATCATAA
- a CDS encoding ACT domain-containing protein, with product MHFISKNRVDESGLSYESIFSKITLEIHSSLDVVGLTAAFSNKLTSYGISADVVAGYYHDHIFVQKEKAYSAIEALEELSK from the coding sequence ATACATTTCATATCGAAAAATAGAGTTGATGAAAGTGGGCTTTCTTATGAATCAATATTTAGCAAAATTACACTTGAAATTCATTCAAGTTTAGATGTAGTTGGACTTACTGCTGCTTTTTCAAATAAATTGACTTCATATGGAATATCTGCAGATGTTGTTGCTGGTTATTACCATGATCATATTTTTGTACAAAAAGAAAAAGCTTACTCAGCAATTGAAGCTTTAGAAGAACTTTCAAAGTAA
- a CDS encoding DUF1641 domain-containing protein, whose product MSEEIKIKKSAEMQKIEDKMTMLVQTGRIDNLIDLLAVLSDQIEMTTTPMVEKMVNSIDNMTTAGFVTENAVRYAKRETEKNEIPSVFTLLKLMKDEDTRKGLAFMLNLTKGIGKQL is encoded by the coding sequence ATGAGTGAAGAAATTAAAATAAAAAAATCAGCAGAAATGCAAAAAATAGAAGATAAAATGACTATGTTAGTTCAAACGGGAAGAATAGATAATCTAATAGATTTATTAGCTGTTTTATCTGACCAAATAGAAATGACAACAACTCCAATGGTTGAAAAAATGGTAAATTCAATTGATAATATGACAACAGCAGGTTTTGTAACAGAAAATGCAGTTAGATATGCCAAAAGAGAAACAGAAAAAAATGAAATACCATCAGTATTTACATTATTAAAATTAATGAAAGATGAAGATACAAGAAAAGGTTTAGCATTTATGTTAAATCTTACTAAGGGTATTGGAAAACAATTATAA
- a CDS encoding NAD(P)/FAD-dependent oxidoreductase, with the protein MKKILIVGGGTAGTMTANNLAKKLMPEIDRDELQITLISNSSKHVYKPGAMYVAFHKSAGDEFVREQKSLLMPEIDFFIDEAIEFNTKENYVKAQSGKKYNYDYLVIATGCEIAANRIPGLEEGGDWFYSYEGAKKLAEKFEKIKKGRVLITVSFPKTPDIPHQCGIAPLETTIMLNDYLIEKGVRDDVEIVYTYPKVAQTIIDGLFLQETTSKVLPSMFDEMNIKHKSSFTLNKVDAEKKIAYSEEGEEIPFDILMSTPPFIAAKVVRDSKLATKALDGEGWLPTDKKTLKVEGLDNVYTLGDAVDLSVSKAGGTIHNQTDVVVDNIAAELRYGYPTESYDGKVIAVAQMGLSCGMPLWYDYEEDVKPTPCSKLGSFVRLGFNKGLYWAAARGML; encoded by the coding sequence ATGAAGAAAATTCTTATTGTCGGTGGTGGAACTGCTGGTACTATGACAGCTAATAACTTAGCGAAAAAACTTATGCCTGAAATTGATAGAGATGAATTACAAATCACATTGATTTCAAATTCTTCAAAACATGTATATAAACCAGGGGCTATGTATGTAGCTTTTCATAAATCAGCTGGAGATGAATTTGTAAGAGAACAAAAATCACTTTTAATGCCTGAAATAGATTTTTTTATTGATGAAGCTATTGAATTTAATACAAAAGAAAACTATGTAAAAGCACAAAGTGGTAAAAAATATAATTATGATTATCTTGTAATTGCTACAGGATGTGAAATAGCAGCCAATAGAATCCCTGGTTTAGAAGAGGGTGGAGATTGGTTTTATTCTTATGAAGGTGCTAAAAAATTAGCCGAAAAATTTGAAAAAATAAAAAAAGGTAGAGTACTAATTACTGTTAGTTTCCCTAAAACTCCAGATATTCCACACCAATGTGGTATTGCTCCACTTGAAACAACAATAATGCTAAATGATTATTTAATAGAAAAAGGCGTTAGAGATGATGTTGAAATTGTTTATACTTATCCAAAAGTTGCACAAACAATAATTGATGGTCTATTTTTACAAGAAACAACTTCAAAAGTTTTACCTTCAATGTTTGATGAAATGAATATAAAACATAAATCAAGTTTTACATTAAATAAAGTAGATGCAGAAAAGAAAATAGCATATTCAGAAGAAGGTGAAGAAATACCTTTTGATATTTTAATGTCAACACCTCCTTTTATAGCTGCAAAAGTAGTAAGAGATTCAAAATTAGCTACTAAAGCATTAGATGGAGAGGGTTGGTTACCTACAGATAAAAAAACATTAAAAGTTGAAGGTTTAGATAATGTATATACTTTAGGTGATGCAGTAGATTTATCTGTATCAAAAGCTGGAGGGACTATTCATAATCAAACTGATGTAGTTGTTGATAATATTGCTGCAGAATTAAGATATGGGTATCCAACAGAATCTTATGATGGAAAAGTAATAGCAGTTGCACAAATGGGGCTTAGTTGTGGTATGCCTTTATGGTATGACTATGAAGAAGATGTTAAACCAACACCTTGTAGTAAGTTAGGTAGTTTTGTTAGATTAGGTTTTAATAAAGGTTTATATTGGGCAGCAGCTCGAGGAATGTTATAG
- a CDS encoding response regulator transcription factor: protein MSIIHKRLQNSSILIVEDDSSTLKWLSRVLQIYFKEVYTAPNAIKAIELFKNNNTDVVLADIQMPDMDGLAFLDKITKINDKTIRIVMTAFNNTIYINRAVQSGVDFYLKKPIDIDELLVGISSHLKISQKNLERVDLGEGFFFDSSNKMLYKQDKLIKLTKKELLLLELFLKNKNTYISLEFIEQNIWEENTTPDAIRMVIVGLRKKLYSKFLENLKGLGYMIILP from the coding sequence GTGAGTATTATCCATAAGCGTTTACAAAATAGTAGTATTTTAATAGTAGAAGATGATTCAAGTACCTTAAAATGGTTATCAAGAGTATTGCAAATTTATTTTAAAGAAGTTTACACAGCTCCAAATGCTATAAAAGCTATAGAATTATTTAAAAATAATAACACAGATGTCGTTTTAGCAGATATTCAAATGCCTGATATGGATGGTTTAGCATTTTTAGATAAAATCACTAAAATAAATGATAAAACTATAAGAATAGTAATGACAGCTTTCAATAACACTATTTATATAAATCGTGCAGTTCAAAGCGGGGTAGATTTTTATTTAAAGAAACCAATAGATATTGATGAATTGCTTGTTGGTATATCTTCTCACCTTAAAATCTCTCAAAAGAATTTAGAAAGAGTTGATTTAGGGGAAGGATTTTTCTTTGATAGTTCTAATAAAATGTTGTATAAACAAGATAAACTTATAAAGCTTACTAAAAAAGAGTTATTATTATTAGAATTATTTTTAAAAAATAAAAATACATATATTTCTTTAGAATTTATTGAGCAAAATATTTGGGAAGAAAATACAACTCCCGATGCTATTCGTATGGTAATAGTTGGCTTGCGTAAAAAACTTTATAGTAAATTTCTTGAAAACCTAAAAGGTCTAGGTTATATGATAATTCTTCCTTAA
- a CDS encoding PAS domain-containing sensor histidine kinase → MLLKNSNLAYLKSIPKTIVLIFNSEEKVVETLGKYSKKFPSVNNKQLKDIFPKTSYLEIKKLLENKKKEIIIDWKEYKFEISISKLEKDNLKALFFFDITKYFNIKYSKEQELQAVFDLAANGISILDKRGMFLYANNFFQKMMGYTMEELYKESCISLSSNEYKTSSKRAIKKAIKEGSVVNFRKICISKSGEYMNASMSLSYLEMTDTIVMITSDITDDIKYQEELKKQVELEVSKRTQQYEIMCHQSRLAAMGEMIDSIAHQWRQPLNGLGLMIQGLRHISNEQKIQKEFLLEFEEEMMEKVSYMTHTIDDFSDFFRITKKKEIFDVLSNIKDAIRLIDAQLNINKITVSINVKENEDLNILGFSNEFRQVIMNMLSNSMMAIVDNKIKNGFVKINIESLDNKLKIEIFDNGGGIEEKNLPKIFDPYFTTKEKGSGIGLYMSKMIIEHHMKGSLAVKNYKEGTMFCIYLKK, encoded by the coding sequence TTGTTATTAAAAAATTCTAATTTAGCCTATCTAAAATCAATTCCAAAAACAATAGTCTTAATTTTTAATTCAGAAGAAAAAGTTGTAGAAACTTTAGGTAAGTACTCTAAGAAATTTCCTTCTGTAAATAATAAACAATTAAAAGATATATTTCCAAAAACTTCTTATTTAGAAATAAAAAAGTTATTAGAAAATAAAAAAAAAGAGATTATAATTGATTGGAAAGAATATAAATTTGAAATATCTATTAGTAAACTTGAAAAAGACAATCTAAAAGCTTTATTTTTTTTTGATATAACAAAATATTTTAATATAAAATATTCAAAAGAACAAGAATTACAAGCTGTATTTGACTTAGCTGCTAATGGAATTTCTATTTTAGATAAGAGAGGAATGTTTTTATATGCAAATAATTTCTTTCAAAAAATGATGGGATATACAATGGAAGAATTATATAAAGAATCTTGTATCTCTTTATCTTCCAATGAATATAAAACATCTTCTAAAAGGGCAATAAAAAAAGCTATAAAAGAAGGTAGTGTTGTAAATTTTCGTAAGATTTGTATCTCAAAATCTGGTGAATATATGAACGCTAGTATGTCTTTAAGTTATTTAGAAATGACAGATACAATAGTAATGATTACTTCAGATATTACAGATGATATAAAATATCAAGAAGAATTAAAAAAGCAAGTTGAGTTAGAAGTATCAAAAAGAACTCAACAATATGAAATTATGTGTCATCAATCAAGACTTGCTGCTATGGGAGAAATGATTGATTCAATTGCCCATCAATGGAGACAACCTTTAAATGGTTTAGGTCTGATGATTCAAGGTTTAAGACATATATCAAATGAACAAAAGATACAAAAAGAATTTTTACTTGAATTTGAAGAAGAAATGATGGAAAAAGTATCATATATGACTCACACAATTGATGATTTTAGTGATTTTTTCCGTATTACTAAGAAAAAAGAGATATTTGATGTTTTAAGTAATATTAAAGATGCTATAAGATTAATTGATGCTCAATTAAATATAAATAAAATAACTGTTTCTATAAATGTAAAAGAAAATGAAGACTTAAATATATTAGGTTTCTCAAATGAATTTAGACAAGTTATTATGAATATGTTATCAAATTCAATGATGGCAATAGTAGATAATAAAATCAAAAATGGTTTTGTAAAAATTAATATAGAATCTTTAGATAATAAACTTAAAATAGAAATCTTTGATAATGGCGGAGGAATAGAAGAAAAAAATCTTCCTAAAATATTCGATCCATACTTCACAACAAAAGAAAAAGGTAGTGGAATTGGACTTTATATGTCCAAAATGATAATTGAACATCATATGAAAGGTTCTTTAGCTGTCAAAAATTATAAAGAAGGGACAATGTTTTGTATCTATTTAAAAAAGTAG
- a CDS encoding MFS transporter, whose amino-acid sequence MENIKKLTILTLLLIAMTTSMSNVAIVTALPHLKEYFTDIANIEFYSRLMLTLPSLAIALLAPFLGHLIFKFGKKRAVIIALISFSLTGSAGLYLDSIQMLLFSRALFGVCVATLMIVSTSLIGDYFKEQNRHKFMGYQSAFMALGGVVFVLGGGVLSDISWRYSFGIYLIGFLLVPLAITQLKEVIVKDETQIDIEINSRMYYIYFLAFFYMLIFFILPTQIPFLIIETFKASGSFAGTIIALAFLSNALGAISFPKLKARFSYSSIYIIGLTIIAIGFSGVGFINHIYFFFLTSPLLGFGGGLMMTNMTAWMLSKTSAKKRVKTSGYFTSALFLGQFSSPIVFHPLVNSLGVQSFFFTIGISLLAIIGSILVYIKNKY is encoded by the coding sequence ATGGAAAATATCAAAAAACTCACAATACTTACTTTACTTTTAATAGCAATGACAACATCCATGTCAAATGTTGCAATTGTAACGGCTTTACCTCATCTAAAAGAATACTTTACAGATATTGCAAATATAGAATTTTACTCACGGCTTATGCTTACACTACCTTCACTTGCTATTGCACTTCTTGCACCTTTTTTGGGACATTTGATTTTTAAGTTTGGAAAAAAACGTGCTGTTATTATTGCTCTTATTTCTTTTTCTTTAACAGGAAGTGCTGGTTTATATCTTGATAGTATACAAATGCTTTTATTTTCAAGAGCTTTATTTGGTGTATGTGTAGCAACTTTAATGATTGTTTCTACTTCACTTATTGGTGATTATTTTAAAGAGCAAAATAGACACAAGTTTATGGGTTATCAAAGTGCTTTTATGGCTTTGGGTGGTGTTGTATTTGTATTAGGTGGTGGAGTTTTATCTGATATTTCTTGGCGTTATTCTTTTGGTATTTATTTGATTGGCTTTTTATTAGTGCCTTTGGCTATAACGCAACTTAAAGAAGTGATTGTAAAAGATGAAACGCAAATTGATATTGAAATAAATTCTAGAATGTATTATATATATTTTCTTGCATTTTTTTATATGTTAATATTTTTTATATTACCTACTCAAATTCCATTTTTGATAATCGAAACATTTAAAGCTAGTGGTAGTTTTGCTGGGACTATAATCGCCTTGGCTTTTTTATCAAATGCTTTAGGAGCTATAAGTTTCCCAAAACTAAAAGCAAGATTTTCTTATTCTAGTATTTATATTATTGGTTTAACAATCATAGCTATTGGTTTTTCAGGTGTTGGATTTATAAATCATATATACTTTTTCTTTCTAACAAGTCCCTTACTTGGCTTTGGTGGTGGTTTGATGATGACAAATATGACTGCATGGATGTTAAGTAAGACTAGTGCTAAAAAAAGAGTTAAAACATCAGGGTATTTTACAAGTGCTTTATTTTTGGGACAGTTTAGCTCACCTATAGTATTTCATCCACTTGTGAATTCTTTAGGAGTTCAAAGTTTTTTCTTTACTATAGGTATTTCTTTATTAGCTATTATAGGATCTATTTTAGTCTATATAAAAAATAAATATTAA
- a CDS encoding universal stress protein codes for MSIKRNILVGIDFSKSSIEVLKRAFNLVKSIGAKLTIVHAIDKGLFDKYFSRSNDEELITKAKENIEKIITNLQEKNIEYSIVVQISTPTSLIIDMAKEINPSLIVVGVNSIDNFKTKVFGSTSVKIIQNTKLPVLIVKNNCEKDYKDILAFTDLSPISLKSINFTKEFFENSNLKVIHAYKQVNDFTLTFHDSLEHKKEIQEDITQRAKERFEEFKKVNKITNSELIEVYNAISEVLLSKTEEENKDLVVLGSNGVNNADSFLYGSIALYMMENVKNDILIYVPDEV; via the coding sequence ATGAGTATCAAAAGAAATATTTTAGTAGGAATTGATTTTTCAAAATCTAGTATTGAAGTTTTAAAAAGAGCATTTAACTTAGTAAAATCAATAGGTGCAAAATTAACTATTGTTCATGCAATAGATAAAGGATTATTTGATAAGTACTTTTCTCGTTCTAATGATGAAGAATTAATAACAAAAGCAAAAGAAAATATTGAAAAAATAATAACAAACCTTCAAGAGAAAAATATTGAATATTCTATTGTAGTACAGATTTCTACTCCAACAAGTTTAATTATTGATATGGCAAAAGAAATAAATCCTTCACTTATTGTGGTTGGTGTAAATAGTATTGATAATTTTAAAACAAAAGTTTTTGGTTCTACATCTGTTAAAATCATACAAAATACAAAATTACCTGTATTAATTGTAAAAAATAATTGTGAAAAAGATTATAAAGATATTTTAGCATTTACAGATTTATCACCAATTTCACTAAAAAGTATAAATTTTACAAAAGAATTTTTTGAAAATAGTAATTTAAAAGTAATCCATGCATATAAACAAGTAAATGACTTCACATTGACTTTTCATGACTCACTTGAGCATAAAAAAGAAATTCAAGAAGATATAACTCAAAGAGCCAAAGAGAGATTTGAAGAGTTTAAAAAAGTGAATAAAATTACAAATAGTGAACTTATTGAAGTATATAATGCTATAAGTGAAGTATTATTATCTAAAACAGAAGAAGAAAATAAAGACCTTGTAGTCCTTGGTTCAAATGGTGTAAATAATGCAGATTCATTTCTTTATGGTTCAATTGCTTTATATATGATGGAAAATGTTAAAAATGATATCTTAATATATGTACCAGATGAAGTATAA
- a CDS encoding chloride channel protein, whose protein sequence is MKKHFLEQSIIFFSVSKWLIISTIIGIVIGGVVTFFVDILQYAEDSRDSLGFKYYYLLPFALVFTVWLTKTFAPNAKGHGTEKVIEAIHKKNGKIDILVIPVKLVATVITIFAGGSAGKEGPAAQIGAGVASFLADTFRFTQEHRKKIVICGISAGFAAVFGTPISGAIFGVEVLIVGIIMYDVLLPSLIAGFAAFTTAQFLGLNYTYFDMRFSQAIPLELPLIGKVVLAGLFFGIIADFFITFLKSSEKAINSIKVNAYLKAFFGGTILIILAYFFGDEYFGLGLDTVNSTFFSDTSIETDIPWYAFILKTIFTSITLSTGGSGGVLTPLFFVGATSGHLFGTLIGDHIAFFAAIGFVSLLAGATNAPIASIIMAVELFGLEIAPYAAVSVVITFLITGHRSVFPSQILKMKKSEMLDISMGEDMDHSSANVRQEDKQKFKELKQRLRSKKKNSNRRISKDKREEI, encoded by the coding sequence ATGAAAAAACACTTCTTAGAACAATCAATTATCTTCTTTTCCGTTAGTAAATGGCTTATTATTTCAACAATTATTGGTATTGTAATAGGTGGAGTTGTTACCTTTTTCGTTGATATATTACAATATGCAGAAGATTCTAGAGATTCTCTAGGATTTAAGTATTATTATTTATTACCTTTTGCTTTAGTCTTTACAGTATGGCTTACTAAAACATTTGCACCAAATGCAAAGGGTCATGGAACAGAAAAAGTTATTGAAGCAATTCATAAAAAAAATGGAAAGATTGATATTTTGGTAATACCTGTAAAGCTAGTAGCTACAGTTATTACTATTTTTGCAGGTGGATCAGCGGGTAAAGAAGGACCAGCAGCACAAATTGGTGCGGGTGTAGCTTCTTTTCTTGCTGATACCTTTAGATTTACGCAAGAGCATAGGAAAAAAATCGTAATTTGTGGGATTAGTGCAGGTTTTGCGGCTGTTTTTGGAACACCTATTTCAGGTGCGATTTTTGGTGTTGAAGTTTTAATTGTTGGAATTATTATGTATGATGTTTTACTTCCTTCTTTAATAGCAGGATTTGCTGCTTTTACAACAGCACAATTTTTAGGATTGAACTATACATATTTTGATATGAGATTTTCACAAGCAATACCGCTTGAACTTCCGCTAATTGGGAAAGTTGTACTAGCTGGTTTATTTTTTGGAATTATTGCAGATTTTTTTATCACATTTCTAAAATCTTCTGAAAAAGCTATAAATTCAATAAAAGTAAATGCTTATTTAAAAGCCTTTTTTGGTGGGACTATTCTTATTATCTTAGCTTATTTCTTTGGAGATGAGTATTTTGGTTTAGGATTAGATACAGTTAATAGTACTTTTTTCTCAGATACAAGTATTGAAACTGATATACCTTGGTATGCTTTTATTTTAAAAACTATTTTTACTTCAATTACATTATCAACAGGTGGAAGTGGTGGAGTTTTAACTCCATTGTTTTTCGTAGGTGCTACAAGTGGGCATTTATTTGGTACATTAATTGGTGATCATATTGCTTTTTTTGCTGCTATTGGATTTGTTAGTTTATTAGCAGGTGCAACAAATGCTCCTATTGCATCTATTATTATGGCAGTTGAGTTATTTGGTTTAGAAATAGCTCCTTATGCTGCTGTATCTGTTGTGATCACTTTTTTAATTACAGGACATAGAAGTGTATTCCCATCACAAATACTTAAAATGAAAAAAAGTGAAATGCTTGATATTTCTATGGGTGAAGATATGGATCACTCATCAGCAAATGTACGTCAAGAAGATAAACAAAAATTTAAAGAACTAAAACAAAGATTAAGATCAAAAAAGAAAAATTCAAATAGACGTATTTCTAAAGATAAAAGAGAAGAAATATAA
- a CDS encoding YgaP family membrane protein, producing MNIYEKIRKTCRPIRIVVGLVLIAIGYFTANPWFYLGVIPLLAGLTNFCPACIISKKCDLKKKED from the coding sequence ATGAATATTTATGAAAAAATTAGAAAAACATGTCGACCAATTAGAATAGTAGTAGGCTTAGTATTAATTGCTATAGGGTACTTTACAGCTAATCCATGGTTTTATTTAGGTGTTATACCTTTACTTGCAGGATTAACAAATTTTTGTCCAGCTTGTATTATTTCGAAAAAATGTGATTTAAAGAAAAAAGAAGATTAA
- a CDS encoding DUF3817 domain-containing protein → MLKTAFERFRIISIIEGLSFLLLVFVAMPIKYLGDNPEPVRFAGMGHGVLFILFCMALFHVMIKCKWNKGSGFQLFVYSLIPFGFIMIENKLKKLERD, encoded by the coding sequence ATGTTAAAAACAGCATTTGAAAGATTTAGAATTATATCTATAATTGAGGGTCTTTCATTTTTATTATTAGTATTTGTAGCAATGCCTATTAAATATTTAGGAGACAATCCTGAACCTGTTAGATTCGCAGGAATGGGTCACGGAGTATTATTTATACTATTTTGTATGGCACTTTTTCATGTAATGATTAAATGTAAATGGAATAAAGGTAGTGGTTTCCAATTATTTGTATATTCATTAATTCCATTTGGTTTTATCATGATTGAAAATAAACTAAAAAAACTAGAAAGAGATTAG
- a CDS encoding DUF420 domain-containing protein has product MLFDSGFLRTSAPFYMDFVTIYFLFFPVLMAFTIYLAVKKKYKEHFISQGVLLIITITIILVFEIGLRISGGFIEYSKESSFSYTFMLIFLIIHILIAIIALIAWVYLFITSLKLYRKNQLKEIKNSNHKKMGKLIFLGLTISSLMGVCIYIFLFVF; this is encoded by the coding sequence ATGCTCTTTGATTCTGGTTTTTTAAGAACCAGTGCACCTTTTTATATGGATTTTGTAACCATTTATTTTTTATTTTTTCCTGTGTTAATGGCTTTTACAATATATTTAGCAGTTAAAAAAAAATATAAAGAACATTTTATTTCACAAGGTGTATTGTTAATAATAACAATAACTATAATTCTAGTTTTTGAAATAGGACTTAGAATATCTGGTGGTTTTATAGAGTATTCAAAAGAAAGTAGTTTTTCATATACTTTTATGCTAATATTTTTAATTATTCATATTCTAATAGCAATTATTGCTTTAATAGCTTGGGTATATTTATTTATTACATCACTTAAATTATATAGAAAGAACCAATTAAAAGAAATTAAAAATTCAAATCATAAAAAAATGGGTAAGTTGATATTTTTAGGTTTAACTATCAGTTCATTAATGGGAGTATGTATTTATATATTCTTATTTGTATTTTAA